The following are encoded together in the Mammaliicoccus vitulinus genome:
- a CDS encoding cation acetate symporter, with amino-acid sequence MNPIVVIMFLIFVSITLLITYFASKRTQSTNDFYTAGGGLTGWQNGLAIAGDYLSAASFLGIAGAIALWGFDGFFYSIGYLTAYLIVLYIVAEPLRNLGKYTLADMIAARFELKKVRAMAAVSSITIVIFYMLAQLVGAGALIQLLFGIPYTLAVILVGIMMTIYVLFGGMTATSWVQMVKAVLLMIGTVIITFLVLLHFNFNIATMFGEMQNIKSADFKGEFINPGSQGKPPLDNISLIIALLFGTAGLPHILMRFFTVKDAKTARSSVMWATWIIGIFYILTIFLGFGAAALLTREEIISANPAGNMAAPLLAAKLGGDFLMSFVSAVAFATILAVVAGLVLTGASAFAHDIYGEVIKKGEITEREQMKAAKLASLAVAVISIVLALFAQNLNVAFLVSLAFCVAASANLPVIVFTIFWKRFNTQGAIIGIAVGLIVSLVLVILSPNVMNPNGTAFITMSPLFPLSNPAIISVPAGFLAAFLGTFLGKTESQDKFREVQVKSATGISTSDTTH; translated from the coding sequence ATGAATCCAATCGTTGTTATAATGTTTTTAATATTTGTCAGCATTACATTATTAATTACATATTTCGCATCTAAAAGAACACAATCAACTAATGACTTTTATACTGCCGGTGGAGGACTTACAGGTTGGCAAAACGGTTTAGCTATTGCTGGAGATTATTTATCAGCCGCTTCATTTTTAGGAATTGCAGGCGCTATCGCTTTATGGGGTTTTGACGGTTTCTTCTATAGTATAGGTTATTTAACAGCTTATCTTATCGTGCTATATATTGTTGCAGAGCCATTAAGAAATCTTGGTAAATACACGTTAGCTGATATGATCGCTGCAAGGTTTGAACTAAAAAAAGTGAGAGCCATGGCAGCAGTATCATCAATCACAATCGTTATATTTTATATGTTGGCACAACTAGTTGGTGCCGGTGCTCTTATCCAATTACTCTTTGGTATTCCTTATACACTTGCTGTTATTTTAGTGGGGATTATGATGACAATTTATGTGTTATTCGGTGGTATGACGGCTACAAGTTGGGTACAAATGGTTAAAGCCGTCTTGCTTATGATTGGTACAGTTATCATAACGTTTTTAGTATTGTTACACTTCAATTTCAACATTGCTACTATGTTTGGAGAAATGCAAAACATTAAATCAGCTGACTTTAAAGGTGAGTTCATTAACCCTGGGTCACAAGGCAAACCTCCATTAGATAATATATCGTTGATTATAGCGTTATTATTTGGTACAGCAGGACTACCACATATCCTTATGCGCTTCTTTACAGTTAAAGATGCAAAAACTGCAAGATCTTCTGTAATGTGGGCAACTTGGATTATTGGTATTTTTTATATTTTAACAATTTTCTTAGGATTTGGTGCAGCAGCCTTATTAACTCGCGAAGAAATTATTTCTGCTAACCCAGCAGGTAATATGGCCGCACCTTTATTAGCTGCTAAATTAGGGGGAGACTTCTTAATGTCATTCGTTTCTGCGGTCGCATTTGCTACTATCTTAGCTGTAGTTGCTGGTCTTGTATTGACGGGTGCATCTGCTTTTGCACATGATATTTATGGAGAAGTTATTAAAAAAGGGGAAATAACTGAACGAGAACAAATGAAAGCAGCTAAATTAGCTTCTTTAGCTGTTGCTGTAATTTCAATTGTATTAGCATTATTTGCTCAAAACTTAAATGTCGCATTTTTAGTATCTTTAGCTTTCTGTGTTGCTGCGAGTGCAAATCTACCTGTTATCGTATTTACGATATTCTGGAAAAGATTTAATACGCAAGGTGCAATTATTGGAATAGCAGTCGGATTAATTGTTTCTTTAGTACTCGTTATTTTAAGTCCAAATGTAATGAATCCAAACGGTACTGCCTTTATAACGATGTCACCGTTATTCCCATTATCCAATCCTGCCATCATTTCAGTACCAGCAGGTTTCTTAGCAGCATTTTTAGGTACATTCTTAGGTAAAACTGAATCTCAAGATAAATTCCGAGAAGTACAAGTTAAATCTGCTACAGGCATATCAACATCAGACACTACACATTAA
- a CDS encoding FAD-dependent monooxygenase: MKIAVIGAGIGGLTAAGLLCQTGHDVYVYEKRNNLDQVGAGVGIGSNVLKALKQYKMAYAIEQEGQSLRKIEIKSDLDEFLNALMMNQDDNLNVTIHRNVLHEILKTHVPKERILLNHKLTEFKQTPDSVRLYFENGVEEQFDLVIAADGIHSVVRTNIYPKSTPKYAGYTCFRGVVNEKLNLEQDEALEYWGHKGRFGIVPLKDNELYWFCTMNAKENDLQFKSFEKPHLQAYFNQFPNEVRKVLDAQEETGILQHDMYDLVPLKSFVSGRVVLLGDAAHATTPNMGQGAGQAIEDAVTLTNLISDRDIESALTRYDKIRTKHTKKVILKSRKIGKSAQTSSTLKIKIRNKMLKKLSSKSLSRKVRFLQKAKLK; the protein is encoded by the coding sequence ATGAAAATTGCTGTAATTGGTGCGGGCATAGGTGGCTTAACTGCTGCTGGATTACTTTGCCAAACTGGGCATGATGTTTATGTATATGAAAAGCGTAATAATTTAGATCAAGTAGGTGCTGGTGTAGGCATTGGAAGCAATGTGTTAAAAGCACTGAAACAATACAAAATGGCTTATGCTATTGAACAAGAAGGTCAATCGTTACGAAAAATAGAAATTAAATCTGATTTAGATGAATTTCTAAATGCCTTAATGATGAATCAAGACGACAATCTAAATGTAACAATTCATAGAAATGTACTTCATGAGATTTTAAAAACACACGTGCCTAAAGAGCGTATTTTATTAAATCATAAATTAACAGAGTTTAAACAAACGCCAGACTCTGTACGTCTTTATTTTGAAAATGGTGTTGAAGAACAATTCGATTTAGTTATTGCAGCTGACGGTATTCATTCAGTTGTTAGAACGAATATTTATCCTAAATCCACCCCTAAATATGCAGGATACACTTGCTTTAGAGGTGTCGTAAATGAAAAATTAAATCTTGAACAAGATGAAGCTTTAGAATATTGGGGGCATAAAGGTAGATTTGGAATTGTACCTTTAAAAGATAACGAATTATATTGGTTCTGCACGATGAATGCTAAAGAAAATGATCTGCAATTTAAATCATTTGAAAAACCACATTTGCAAGCATACTTTAATCAATTTCCTAATGAAGTGAGAAAAGTATTAGACGCTCAAGAAGAAACAGGTATACTGCAACATGATATGTATGATTTAGTACCTTTAAAATCATTTGTATCAGGTAGAGTTGTCTTGTTAGGCGACGCAGCTCATGCTACGACTCCGAATATGGGGCAAGGTGCAGGACAAGCTATAGAAGATGCTGTAACTTTAACAAACTTAATAAGTGATAGAGATATTGAATCTGCTTTAACACGTTATGATAAAATCAGAACGAAACATACTAAAAAGGTGATTTTGAAATCAAGAAAGATTGGCAAATCTGCACAAACTTCAAGCACGTTGAAGATCAAAATAAGAAATAAAATGTTGAAGAAATTGTCATCAAAATCATTAAGTAGAAAAGTGAGATTTTTACAGAAAGCTAAATTAAAATAA
- the gmpC gene encoding dipeptide ABC transporter glycylmethionine-binding lipoprotein — MKKVLALLAALVLLLAACGDKKDDKKVTIGIASNDTAVWDKVKELAKEDGIDIEVKQFSDYNVPNKALSDGDIDLNSFQHFAFLDQFEKANKDTDITPIRTTVFAPLGIYSKEVKDIKKLKNGAKVVIPNDVSNQARALKLLEKAGYIKLDKNFGLDGGPKDIVENKKNLNIKAVDAQQTARAIDEVDISIINNGVASKAGLDPKKDPIYLEDPNANAAKPYINFIAANTKDKDNKTYKKVADLYHSEEAKKALKEDTKDGEMVVDLKEDEIKKIQDSLK; from the coding sequence ATGAAAAAGGTTTTAGCATTATTAGCTGCATTAGTCTTATTATTGGCAGCATGTGGAGATAAAAAAGATGATAAAAAAGTAACAATTGGTATTGCTTCAAATGATACTGCGGTCTGGGATAAAGTAAAAGAACTTGCTAAAGAAGATGGGATAGATATTGAAGTCAAACAATTCTCTGATTATAACGTTCCAAATAAAGCGTTATCTGATGGAGACATTGATTTAAACTCATTCCAGCACTTTGCTTTCTTAGATCAATTTGAAAAAGCAAATAAAGATACAGATATTACACCAATTAGAACAACAGTATTTGCACCATTAGGCATTTATTCTAAAGAAGTTAAAGATATCAAAAAGTTGAAAAACGGTGCTAAAGTCGTGATTCCTAATGATGTTTCTAACCAAGCTAGAGCACTTAAATTACTTGAAAAAGCAGGATACATTAAACTTGATAAGAATTTCGGTTTAGATGGTGGTCCTAAAGATATCGTTGAAAATAAAAAGAACTTAAATATTAAAGCTGTAGATGCGCAACAAACTGCTAGAGCAATAGACGAGGTAGACATTTCTATTATTAACAATGGCGTTGCTTCTAAAGCTGGTTTAGATCCTAAGAAAGATCCAATCTATTTAGAAGATCCTAATGCTAACGCAGCTAAACCATATATTAATTTCATTGCTGCAAATACAAAAGATAAAGACAATAAGACTTATAAAAAAGTAGCAGACTTGTATCATTCAGAAGAAGCTAAAAAAGCTTTGAAAGAAGATACTAAAGACGGAGAAATGGTTGTTGACTTAAAAGAAGATGAAATCAAAAAAATTCAAGATTCCTTAAAATAA
- a CDS encoding methionine ABC transporter permease produces the protein MFGSSLDSSQLFDSIYQTLYMVTVSLVLGALIGIPLGIFLVITRKNGIWENRIIYYILNPIINIFRSLPFIILLIAIVPFTKLIVGTSIGTSAAIVPLTVYVAPYIARLVENSLLEVNSGVIEAAHSMGASPFQIIRHFLLPEALGSLILALTTSIIGLIGATAMAGAVGGGGIGDLALAYGYQRFDTIVIIITVVILVIMVQLIQSLGNVLSRIVRRS, from the coding sequence ATGTTTGGATCATCATTAGATTCATCTCAATTATTTGATTCGATATATCAAACATTATATATGGTAACAGTATCTTTAGTGCTCGGTGCATTAATAGGTATTCCATTAGGTATATTTCTTGTTATCACAAGAAAGAATGGTATTTGGGAGAATAGAATTATATATTACATACTGAATCCAATTATTAATATTTTTAGATCTTTACCTTTCATTATTTTATTAATTGCAATCGTACCATTCACTAAATTAATTGTCGGTACATCAATCGGTACATCAGCAGCAATTGTGCCATTAACAGTGTATGTTGCACCTTATATAGCAAGATTAGTAGAAAATTCATTATTAGAAGTCAATTCAGGTGTCATTGAAGCAGCACATTCAATGGGGGCATCACCGTTTCAAATTATTCGCCATTTCTTATTACCTGAAGCATTAGGCTCATTAATTTTAGCTTTAACGACTTCAATAATAGGATTGATTGGTGCTACTGCAATGGCTGGAGCTGTTGGTGGTGGCGGTATAGGTGATTTAGCACTTGCATACGGTTATCAAAGGTTTGATACGATCGTTATCATTATTACGGTTGTTATATTAGTTATTATGGTACAGCTCATCCAATCGCTAGGTAATGTATTATCTAGAATTGTTAGAAGAAGCTAA
- the fdhF gene encoding formate dehydrogenase subunit alpha → MQAHQVLTIDGKDFLVEEGMRLLDFIKAQKLSFVPSICYNESLGPIETCDSCIVEVNGQLQRACSTMIENGMVVNTQVEKVKSAQKQALDRVLEHHELYCTVCDYNNGNCEIHNTMGEFGLEHQSNPFKSKGYEKDYGAFYRYDPDQCILCGRCVEVCQDVQVNETLTIDWKRNEPRVIWDNDKAIDESSCVNCGQCVTVCPCNALMENNMLGKAGYMTNQEPGLLRSMIELTKKAETGYGPLFAISDSEAAMREETIEKTKTVCTYCGVGCSFDVWTKDREILRVLPHEDSPANHISTCVKGKFAWDYVNSEERLQKPLVRKDGYFQEVEWDEALSVISNRFSEIKNQYGKDALAFISSSKCTNEESYLMQKLSRQVIGTHNVDNCSRYCQAPATQGLFRTVGYGGDSGSIEDLEKAEMVITIGTNTAEAHPVIASKIKRAHKLLGQKLYVFDIRKHEMAERADKFYKPNPGTDLVWLSAVTKYIIDQDWHNKAFISEWVNDFETYYESLEPFTLEYAENKTGISQAELKHIAKQITEVNTLSICWAMGVTQHRIGSDTSTAISNLLLVTGNYMRPGTGAYPLRGHNNVQGCSDMGSMPNTFPGYQDVSDDEIRHKFEKAWNVSLDSERGLDNHEMIDSIHEGKLHSLYIKGEDTGVVDANINYVRAAFEKIDFLVVQDLFLSKTAEFADVVLPASPSLEKDGTFTNTERRIQRINKALEPLGDSKPDWEIIQLIAQSLGVDWDYKHPSEIWFEAQELMPLVKGVTYDRLEGFDSLQWPMNDDGSDTPLLYTERFNFPDGKAKLYPLEFNIESKQTEEMSLHVNNGRVLEHFHEGNMTYQVPGLKYKLPRNFCEISEELAKEHGIENGARVKITSKVGTTEVNVQVTDRVTGNYIYIPLNDQNEGAPNFITDSDVDKDTNTPAYKDNYAKLEVISKKGESPIPKHNSRFGTRQPQISVRVQDKWNQSSYTFPGKGGDA, encoded by the coding sequence ATGCAAGCACATCAAGTGTTAACAATTGATGGTAAAGATTTTCTTGTAGAAGAAGGAATGAGACTTTTAGATTTTATAAAAGCGCAAAAATTATCCTTTGTCCCTTCGATTTGTTATAACGAATCTCTCGGACCAATAGAAACATGTGATTCTTGTATTGTTGAAGTCAATGGACAACTTCAACGTGCGTGTAGCACAATGATTGAAAATGGAATGGTTGTAAATACTCAAGTTGAGAAAGTAAAGTCAGCTCAAAAGCAAGCACTGGACAGAGTGCTTGAGCATCATGAATTATATTGTACAGTTTGCGATTATAATAATGGAAATTGCGAGATTCATAATACAATGGGTGAATTTGGTTTAGAACATCAATCAAATCCATTTAAATCAAAAGGCTATGAAAAGGATTATGGTGCTTTTTATAGATATGATCCTGATCAATGTATTTTATGTGGTAGATGTGTTGAAGTATGCCAAGATGTTCAAGTTAATGAAACTTTAACAATTGACTGGAAAAGAAATGAACCAAGGGTAATTTGGGATAATGATAAAGCAATTGATGAATCAAGTTGTGTCAATTGTGGTCAATGTGTAACAGTATGTCCTTGTAATGCATTAATGGAAAATAATATGTTAGGTAAAGCAGGATATATGACCAACCAAGAACCAGGCTTATTAAGATCAATGATTGAGTTAACTAAAAAAGCTGAAACAGGTTATGGACCTTTATTTGCGATATCTGATTCGGAAGCAGCTATGAGAGAAGAAACGATTGAGAAAACGAAAACAGTGTGTACATACTGTGGTGTAGGTTGCTCGTTTGATGTGTGGACGAAAGATAGAGAAATATTAAGAGTCTTACCTCATGAAGATTCTCCTGCCAATCACATTTCAACATGTGTTAAAGGGAAATTTGCATGGGATTATGTGAATTCTGAAGAAAGATTGCAAAAACCTCTTGTGAGAAAAGATGGATATTTCCAAGAAGTTGAATGGGATGAAGCATTAAGCGTAATCAGCAATAGGTTCTCTGAAATTAAAAATCAATATGGCAAAGATGCTTTAGCATTTATATCTTCGTCGAAATGTACAAATGAAGAATCTTATTTAATGCAGAAGTTATCGAGACAAGTTATCGGTACGCATAATGTAGATAATTGTTCTAGATATTGCCAAGCTCCAGCGACACAAGGATTGTTCAGAACTGTAGGTTATGGTGGAGATTCAGGCTCAATAGAAGATCTTGAAAAAGCAGAGATGGTCATTACTATAGGTACAAATACTGCAGAAGCACATCCAGTAATAGCAAGTAAAATTAAGCGAGCGCATAAACTGTTGGGACAAAAATTATATGTATTTGATATTAGAAAACATGAAATGGCAGAACGTGCAGATAAATTTTACAAACCTAATCCAGGAACAGATTTAGTTTGGTTATCTGCAGTGACAAAATATATTATCGACCAAGATTGGCATAATAAAGCATTTATTTCAGAATGGGTTAATGACTTTGAAACATATTATGAAAGTTTAGAGCCATTTACTTTAGAATATGCAGAAAACAAAACGGGTATAAGTCAGGCTGAATTGAAACATATCGCTAAACAAATTACAGAAGTTAATACGCTCTCCATTTGTTGGGCAATGGGTGTGACGCAACATCGTATCGGTAGTGATACGAGTACAGCTATCTCTAACTTGTTACTAGTAACAGGAAACTATATGAGACCAGGAACGGGTGCATACCCATTAAGAGGACATAATAATGTTCAAGGATGTAGCGATATGGGAAGTATGCCAAATACATTCCCTGGATATCAAGATGTATCAGATGATGAAATTAGACATAAGTTTGAAAAGGCATGGAACGTTTCATTAGACTCTGAAAGAGGATTAGATAACCATGAAATGATCGATAGCATTCATGAAGGTAAATTACACTCACTGTATATTAAAGGTGAAGATACAGGTGTGGTAGATGCCAATATAAATTATGTTAGAGCAGCATTTGAGAAGATTGATTTCTTAGTTGTACAAGATCTATTCTTATCAAAAACGGCAGAATTTGCTGATGTCGTGTTACCAGCATCGCCTTCATTAGAAAAAGACGGTACGTTTACAAATACAGAACGCCGTATTCAGAGAATCAACAAAGCATTAGAACCACTTGGTGATTCTAAACCAGATTGGGAAATCATACAATTAATCGCTCAGTCTCTTGGTGTAGATTGGGATTATAAACATCCAAGTGAAATTTGGTTTGAAGCTCAGGAATTAATGCCGTTAGTAAAAGGTGTTACGTATGATCGATTAGAAGGTTTCGACAGCTTACAATGGCCTATGAACGATGACGGTTCAGATACACCGTTATTATATACTGAAAGGTTTAATTTCCCTGATGGCAAAGCTAAACTTTACCCATTAGAATTCAATATTGAATCTAAACAGACAGAGGAAATGTCATTACATGTCAATAATGGACGTGTGTTAGAACATTTTCATGAAGGTAATATGACTTATCAAGTGCCAGGTTTAAAATACAAATTACCAAGAAACTTCTGTGAAATTTCAGAAGAACTTGCTAAAGAACATGGAATAGAAAATGGTGCGAGAGTGAAAATAACATCTAAAGTAGGCACTACGGAAGTGAATGTACAAGTAACAGATAGAGTAACAGGCAATTATATTTATATCCCACTAAATGACCAAAATGAAGGGGCACCAAACTTTATTACCGATAGTGATGTAGATAAAGATACGAACACACCTGCATATAAAGATAATTACGCTAAATTAGAAGTGATCAGCAAAAAAGGTGAGTCTCCAATACCTAAACATAACTCGCGTTTTGGAACTAGACAGCCACAAATTAGCGTGAGGGTTCAAGATAAATGGAATCAATCAAGCTACACATTCCCAGGTAAAGGTGGCGATGCGTAA
- a CDS encoding DUF1641 domain-containing protein translates to MAERVKVIKRINKSKAYKVEENINEIKEQLAERKLAIEKGIDILDALEEAQALDAVHAAIVQRKVITGNLVTELNKEQYEGILSNLGQVLFLLGELDIEETSTFVKRINNGMKVANRANPNKKTSVTDLLGALKDPEINQSVTLLLNFLKGMSRTE, encoded by the coding sequence ATGGCTGAAAGAGTTAAAGTCATTAAACGTATTAATAAAAGTAAAGCATATAAAGTCGAAGAGAATATTAATGAAATAAAAGAACAATTAGCTGAACGTAAATTGGCGATAGAAAAAGGGATTGATATTCTAGATGCACTCGAAGAAGCCCAAGCATTAGATGCAGTTCATGCAGCAATTGTACAAAGAAAAGTCATAACTGGAAATTTAGTAACAGAACTCAATAAAGAACAATATGAAGGCATTTTGAGCAATCTTGGCCAAGTGTTATTTTTACTAGGAGAATTAGATATAGAAGAAACTTCAACATTTGTGAAAAGAATAAATAACGGCATGAAAGTTGCCAACCGAGCAAATCCGAACAAAAAAACGTCAGTAACAGATTTGTTAGGCGCATTGAAAGACCCAGAAATTAATCAAAGTGTCACGTTACTGCTTAATTTCTTAAAGGGTATGAGTAGAACAGAATAA
- a CDS encoding methionine ABC transporter ATP-binding protein, protein MIEFKNVNKIFQQKNSEIQALEDVSFKVEEQDIFGVIGYSGAGKSTLIRLVNVLEEKTSGEVIVNGHDINQYSKKELQSVKKNIGMIFQHFNLLNSKTVFNNVAMPLILQGISKNKIKAKVDELLAFVGLEDKGKQYPNELSGGQKQRVAIARALVTDPEILLCDEATSALDPATTDSILKLLKRINEQFGVTILLITHEMSVIQKICNKVAVMENGKVIEIGPVLDVFSHPETATAKNFVSTVITTDISPNLRKLIPEEQNATDIKLYIDGEQVTQSIINDLITKYQVQINVLFASMSDIQGTPVGYLTLRLKGEQQAIQNSYQYLNELNIEFEEVDA, encoded by the coding sequence ATGATAGAGTTTAAAAATGTTAATAAGATTTTCCAACAAAAGAATTCTGAAATACAAGCTTTAGAAGATGTAAGTTTCAAAGTAGAAGAACAAGATATATTCGGTGTTATAGGATATAGTGGTGCCGGGAAAAGCACTTTAATAAGACTTGTAAATGTGTTGGAGGAAAAGACATCGGGAGAGGTCATCGTTAATGGCCATGACATAAATCAATATTCTAAAAAAGAATTACAAAGTGTTAAAAAGAACATAGGTATGATCTTTCAACATTTCAATTTATTGAATTCAAAAACTGTATTTAATAATGTTGCAATGCCTTTAATTTTACAAGGAATAAGTAAAAATAAAATTAAAGCAAAAGTTGATGAATTGTTAGCATTCGTAGGGTTAGAAGATAAAGGTAAACAATACCCAAACGAATTATCAGGAGGGCAAAAGCAAAGAGTAGCAATCGCTCGAGCACTTGTAACTGATCCTGAAATTTTATTGTGTGATGAAGCTACAAGTGCACTTGATCCTGCAACAACAGATTCAATATTAAAGTTATTAAAAAGAATTAATGAACAGTTCGGCGTTACAATCTTATTAATTACACACGAAATGAGTGTGATTCAAAAAATCTGTAATAAAGTTGCTGTAATGGAAAATGGTAAAGTGATAGAAATTGGGCCAGTATTAGACGTCTTCAGTCATCCAGAGACTGCTACAGCAAAGAACTTTGTCTCAACTGTCATTACAACAGATATATCGCCAAATTTACGTAAATTAATTCCAGAAGAGCAAAATGCGACAGATATTAAACTTTATATTGATGGTGAGCAAGTTACACAATCTATTATCAATGATTTAATTACTAAATACCAAGTTCAAATTAATGTCTTATTTGCCTCAATGTCTGATATCCAAGGTACACCAGTAGGATATTTAACATTACGTTTAAAAGGTGAGCAACAAGCAATTCAAAATAGTTACCAATATTTAAATGAATTAAATATTGAGTTTGAGGAGGTTGATGCATAA
- a CDS encoding N-acetylglucosaminidase produces MKDRFSLILGLVIIIIFIVLLFIFESPFFKEHQTHTYKEALEIHTQSDSPAVTQKDNKFVYADKKDIDKYMDIEKSKTDLQFMDLSKKVDISEKQVKDILKDKGVLKGKEKAFINAQEKYDVNVIYLMSHAFIETGNGNSELASGVKMSNGKKFYNFYGIGAFDQDAVETGSSYARKKGWTSPEKAIHGGAEFVKKEYLNNEQNTLYKMRWNPYNPGQHLYATDVNWATSIGQIMESYYDKHDLKKSKIYKDYYK; encoded by the coding sequence TTGAAAGATAGGTTTTCTTTAATATTAGGACTCGTTATTATTATTATTTTTATTGTTTTACTATTTATTTTTGAGTCTCCATTTTTTAAGGAACATCAAACACATACTTATAAAGAAGCGCTTGAAATTCATACGCAGAGTGACTCTCCTGCTGTGACACAAAAGGATAATAAGTTTGTGTACGCTGATAAAAAAGATATAGATAAATACATGGATATTGAAAAAAGTAAAACAGATTTACAATTCATGGACCTTTCTAAGAAAGTTGATATTTCCGAAAAACAAGTTAAAGATATTTTGAAAGATAAAGGTGTCCTCAAAGGAAAAGAAAAAGCTTTTATAAACGCTCAAGAAAAATATGATGTGAACGTAATTTATTTGATGAGTCATGCTTTTATAGAAACTGGTAACGGTAATTCTGAATTAGCAAGTGGCGTGAAAATGTCCAACGGTAAGAAATTTTATAATTTTTATGGTATAGGTGCTTTCGACCAAGATGCAGTTGAGACAGGTAGCAGTTACGCACGTAAAAAAGGTTGGACTTCTCCAGAGAAAGCAATACATGGGGGAGCAGAGTTTGTAAAGAAAGAGTATCTAAATAACGAACAAAATACGTTATACAAAATGAGATGGAATCCGTATAATCCTGGACAACATCTTTATGCAACTGATGTCAATTGGGCAACAAGTATAGGTCAGATAATGGAAAGTTATTACGATAAACATGATTTAAAAAAATCGAAAATATATAAAGATTATTACAAATAA
- a CDS encoding DUF485 domain-containing protein: MADHDFKRIAADPKFKELVKKRNSFIFPISIFFIFATLLFPVLTGYTTILNNIAFWNISWAWIYALLLFIMVWTLVTIYMRKAKSFDKDAEALLKTYREEQQR, translated from the coding sequence ATGGCAGATCATGATTTTAAACGTATTGCCGCAGATCCAAAGTTTAAAGAACTCGTTAAAAAGAGAAATAGCTTTATTTTTCCTATTTCTATATTTTTTATTTTTGCTACACTTCTTTTTCCAGTCTTAACTGGATATACAACAATTTTAAATAATATTGCGTTTTGGAATATATCATGGGCATGGATATACGCATTGTTACTATTTATTATGGTATGGACACTCGTAACCATATATATGCGTAAAGCCAAATCTTTTGATAAAGATGCTGAAGCATTATTAAAAACTTATAGAGAGGAGCAGCAAAGATGA